From the genome of Lotus japonicus ecotype B-129 chromosome 6, LjGifu_v1.2, one region includes:
- the LOC130726193 gene encoding uncharacterized protein LOC130726193, with protein MCLGRMWNGASRSANQLGTLTDADCGGGQSPGC; from the coding sequence ATGTGTCTCGGTCGGATGTGGAACGGTGCAAGCCGGTCCGCCAATCAACTCGGGACATTGACCGATGCggattgtggtggtggccaaAGCCCAGGCTGTTGA